A single Anopheles arabiensis isolate DONGOLA chromosome 2, AaraD3, whole genome shotgun sequence DNA region contains:
- the LOC120908398 gene encoding uncharacterized protein LOC120908398 produces MGLAAVASVPVKKRSDAVEEMAPALTEPLSQSKLSSSAASGASPRTSSSTTTPAATTTYDGTTIITAPDNAHAEYHQTQAQQQLEQFVDAQQQHHQSLAIVDAVDVSESVVVPSTTAAAAALHGGNEGTAMMSLPLGSTSDGVVGSTIVDDIQNNNSGEQGLKLDADTNRDLIEIALEQLHQEAAMGGAGGNGTEAPAVGPMAVDNVVDMAVVASHSGVLPGNMLQLQEQQLMSMELPPTQMIVAQDNFQDAQQFQQQQQQQQQQQQHIHQLPSNIMSIPLHDASQPSSSLVGVSGVSGNGEHAMQLRDSNEMDQMMRELATNDIDLMQVFKSFDQNSLLLFDDVTNLCDVPGADGSQSLSSPNKDRERLEQHAEIIKMQAQMQRKQDFLARRLSKLTARYMGQHISEEVAGLFEYSQRFWKKREKETAKQLHNMNSGLPAAEGTTGSTCWPDIIPFQAPPPDPTPEKMKPISANALKSCIKRLESIANKICSTQSKRVLNSRYFQGVSGIGTAEASPSTSSSGGVSDPTNVANISNTIPLFERSATQDLEQTAGMLYAELRQVQATIDSDATLSSSGGESADESLPYTNEMQEPLPIKERAAWRWANDRASVASKWTWVVARVADLEYRIRQHNEVLYKIRQNKGPVVLEETPGVDDQHQQQQQQKQSVNGYRGQLPGSSKPSTSHVTISDESDAEMVSSCSRTRPYCRARFRKRKLMQTHNMHTISKRAAKPSNVKCGCQWPLQPCALCTGRTDPTALREPLDTMTFPERVALLDASFHPVLSFPEDISHSIHLEAIMRKPEWQSKMIRSKVTPASLLESVPGATVRGGFFSSGDEMAPSSSHGKRYVSSDSKRKYESMTSNKYKSNDRYTGDSGNKSKKAKTKRDVIISNSRKSGAGYSYDGSRSGPNGHRNNKNQHGVSKSRKSSHCYEYYDGHEGGVSRSRNTSPTPNNRSERRYRNSAYNIDSIVIPSMPASRVSLPQYKDIAVPKWRIIDYQENGDESLNSQMDSSATANELTIGMELSTEENPTTTPVKVDGAIPPNGTKTTTPSATIVPTTGYVEAAYQQQQLIVIPAQDEEDISEETIMLKHDRALQEERKKFRSVLKFPWSRPRAKRRTDSRAGSSGGNTPDPTSPAPPTPMVDHDSSPACPSTPLTPQDGQELSEANVINALNKSLHKKERRRTVSSKREDQHAQGAGTITPDTREVVSPYEALQFPLADDIFEDMLRSMPSDHLDNDCLSKLTGRNGLPFRRPLHRNNNVLLRVNSSVNLAPASLGLNNQNALSSNTSTATTLSATETDLEDFDDEDLMLAKRREQELIMQRLLNSRNESQQYEIVPPSAKPMLDDDEDAIDDEETDTGESLFVEEDDPNDPEWHDRPAGRGGAGASGSGPGNARV; encoded by the exons ATGGGACTGGCGGCAGTTGCATCGGTGCCCGTGAAGAAAAGATCCGATGCAGTGGAAGAAATGGCACCCGCTCTTACCGAGCCTCTAAGCCAAAGCAAACTGTCCTCCTCGGCCGCGTCGGGTGCCTCTCCgcgaacgagcagcagcacaacgaCACCGGCCGCCACGACAACGTACGACGGTACGACCATCATCACCGCACCGGACAATGCCCATGCCGAGTATCACCAAACACAAGCGCAGCAACAGTTGGAACAGTTCGTAGatgcacagcagcaacaccatcaaTCGCTTGCGATCGTTGACGCAGTCGACGTTTCTGAGAGTGTAGTTGTACCTTCcactacagcagcagcggcagcactaCACGgcgggaacgagggaacggcCATGATGTCCCTGCCGTTGGGTAGTACCAGCGACGGAGTTGTTGGCTCAACCATTGTGGACGACATacagaacaacaacagcggcgAGCAGGGTTTGAAGCTGGACGCCGACACAAACCGAGACCTGATCGAGATTGCCCTGGAGCAGCTGCATCAAGAAGCGGCCATGGGTGGCGCAGGAGGGAACGGAACCGAAGCGCCCGCGGTGGGACCGATGGCAGTGGACAACGTGGTGGATATGGCTGTCGTTGCCTCCCACTCCGGTGTATTGCCGGGCAACATGTTGCAGCTGCAGGAACAGCAGCTAATGTCGATGGAGCTACCGCCGACGCAAATGATCGTTGCGCAGGACAATTTTCAAGATGCTCAACagtttcagcagcagcagcagcagcagcagcaacaacaacaacacatacacCAGCTGCCCAGCAATATAATGAGCATCCCGCTCCATGATGCATCCCAACCGTCCTCCTCTCTCGTGGGGGTCAGCGGTGTCAGCGGCAACGGCGAGCATGCCATGCAGCTGAGGGATAGCAACGAAATGGATCAGATGATGCGCGAGCTGGCTACGAACGACATTGATCTGATGCAGGTGTTTAAAAGCTTTGACCAGAACAGTCTGCTGCTTTTCGACGACGTGACGAATCTGTGCGACGTGCCGGGCGCCGACGGTAGCCAGTCGCTCTCCTCGCCCAACAAGGATCGCGAGCGGCTGGAGCAGCACGCGGAAATCATCAAGATGCAGGCCCAGATGCAGCGGAAACAGGACTTTCTGGCGCGGCGCCTCAGCAAGCTGACTGCCCGGTACATGGGCCAGCACATAAGCGAAGAGGTGGCCGGGCTGTTCGAGTACAGCCAGCGGTTCTGGAAAAAGCGCGAAAAGGAAACGGCCAAACAGCTGCACAACATGAACAGCGGGCTGCCGGCCGCCGAGGGTACCACCGGCAGCACCTGTTGGCCCGACATTATCCCGTTTCAAGCGCCCCCGCCCGATCCGACCCCAGAGAAGATGAAACCCATTTCGGCGAACGCGCTCAAATCGTGCATCAAGCGGCTCGAATCGATCGCGAACAAGATCTGCTCGACGCAGAGCAAACGCGTCCTGAACAGTCGCTACTTTCAGGGGGTGAGCGGTATCGGTACTGCCGAGGCATCGCCGTCCACGAGTAGCAGTGGTGGTGTATCCGATCCGACCAATGTCGCCAACATCTCCAACACTATTCCGCTGTTCGAACGGTCGGCGACGCAAGATCTGGAGCAGACGGCAGGCATGCTGTATGCCGAGCTGCGGCAGGTACAGGCCACCATCGATTCAGACGCCACGCTCAGCAGTTCCGGTGGCGAATCGGCGGACGAATCATTACCATACACGAACGAGATGCAGGAACCACTTCCAAT CAAGGAACGTGCCGCTTGGAGATGGGCTAATGATCGCGCGTCCGTTGCAAGCAAGTGGACGTGGGTAGTGGCCCGTGTGGCGGATCTGGAATATCGCATCCGGCAACATAACGAGGTGCTGTACAAAATTCGCCAAAACAAGGGTCCTGTTGTGCTAGAGGAAACGCCCGGTGTCGATgatcagcaccagcagcagcaacaacagaagCAATCGGTAAATGGATATCGCGGCCAGTTGCCGGGTAGCAGCAAACCCTCAACGTCGCACGTGACGATCAGTGACGAATCTGACGCCGAGATGGTGTCCAGTTGTTCCCGGACGCGTCCCTACTGTCGGGCACGGTTCCGGAAGCGGAAGCTGATGCAAACGCACAACATGCACACCATATCGAAGCGTGCGGCCAAACCCAG CAATGTCAAATGCGGTTGCCAGTGGCCACTCCAACCCTGTGCCCTGTGCACGGGACGTACCGATCCAACTGCGCTGAGGGAACCGCTGGACACGATGACGTTCCCGGAACGTGTGGCACTGCTCGATGCAAGCTTCCATCCAGTATTGAGTTTCCCAGAAG ACATTTCGCACAGCATACATCTGGAGGCAATAATGCGAAAGCCGGaatggcaaagcaaaatgaTTCGGAGCAAAGTCACACCTGCTAGTCTGCTAGAATCGGTACCGGGAGCGACCGTACGCGGAGGGTTCTTCTCGTCTGGCGATGAAATGGCCCCATCCTCCTCGCACGGCAAACGCTACGTCAGCTCGGACAGCAAGCGGAAGTACGAGTCGATGACTAGTAACAAGTACAAGAGTAACGATCGCTACACGGGTGATAGTGGAAATA AATCGAAGAAAGCCAAAACCAAGCGGGATGTGATAATTTCGAATAGTCGTAAATCCGGCGCGGGTTATTCGTACGACGGCTCGCGGTCGGGCCCGAACGGGCACCGAAACAACAAGAACCAGCACGGTGTGAGCAAATCGCGAAAATCTTCCCATTGTTATGAGTACTACGATGGCCATGAGGGTGGCGTAAGTCGCAGCAGAAACACCTCACCGACGCCCAACAATCGAAGCGAAAG ACGGTATCGTAACAGTGCTTACAACATCGATAGCATCGTTATTCCGAGCATGCCCGCCTCTAGGGTGTCGCTACCACAATACAAGGATATTGCTGTACCAAA GTGGCGTATCATAGACTACCAGGAAAATGGGGACGAATCGCTCAACAGTCAAATGGATAGCTCAGCAACCGCCAACGAACTTACGATCGGCATGGAGTTATCCACGGAAGAAAATCCGACAACGACGCCCGTGAAGGTTGACGGTGCGATTCCACCGAACGGCACGAAAACGACCACGCCGTCGGCGACGATCGTGCCCACCACTGGGTACGTTGAGGCGGcgtatcagcagcagcagctgattgTGATACCGGCGCAGGACGAGGAAGACATCTCGGAGGAAACGATCATGCTGAAGCACGACCGAGCATTGCAGGAGGAGCGCAAAAAGTTCCGTTCGGTCCTGAAGTTCCCGTGGAGCCGACCACGCGCTAAGCGGCGCACCGACAGCCGGGCCGGATCAAGCGGCGGCAATACACCGGACCCGACGTCGCCTGCACCGCCAACGCCAATGGTGGATCATGAT TCATCGCCGGCTTGTCCATCAACTCCACTAACTCCACAGGATGGACAGGAGCTGTCGGAAGCAAATGTTATTAATG CGCTTAACAAGAGTCTCCACAAGAAAGAACGCCGTAGGACGGTGTCATCAAAGCGAGAGGATCAACATGCTCAAGGAGCAGGAACCATTACACCGGATACGCGTGAG GTTGTTTCGCCCTATGAAGCGCTGCAGTTCCCGCTAGCAGACGATATCTTCGAAGACATGCTGCGCTCGATGCCGAGCGATCACCTCGACAACGACTGTCTCAGCAAGCTAACCGGACGGAACGGTCTACCCTTCCGCCGTCCGCTGCATCGCAACAACAACGTGCTGCTGAGGGTGAACTCGAGCGTTAATCTGGCCCCGGCCAGCCTGGGCCTGAACAACCAGAACGCGCTCAGCTCGAACACCTCGACGGCGACGACCCTGTCGGCGACCGAGACGGATCTGGAAGATTTCGACGACGAGGATCTGATGCTGGCGAAGCGACGGGAGCAGGAGCTGATCATGCAGCGGCTGCTGAACAGCCGCAATGAGTCGCAGCAGTACGAAATAGTGCCACCCTCCGCCAAGCCGATgctcgacgacgacgaggatgCGATCGACGACGAGGAAACGGATACGGGCGAATCGCTGTTCGTCGAGGAGGACGATCCGAACGACCCGGAGTGGCACGACCGGCCAGCGGGTCGTGGCGGGGCAGGGGCAAGTGGCAGTGGTCCCGGAAATGCCAGAGTTTAG